A single Triticum dicoccoides isolate Atlit2015 ecotype Zavitan chromosome 2A, WEW_v2.0, whole genome shotgun sequence DNA region contains:
- the LOC119351993 gene encoding uncharacterized protein LOC119351993 — MTAEKGTRKMTGGKGRAGAGKAPEMVTMDLLGGCGGDAGGEDEVVELEVKVPAGREKRLDLLSGKTFLTPHRHQAAQDGHQDLNLPPTASTTAAVTTTSAAFCTLDMVRCALERAATSPATSSSSLGSTSSSSSSLGKRSRSPPSSTASPAANPAMRACACPSCFTYVLITEAAPWCPRCASKVPPLPSKPVARSSGKKPMIDLNADPDETE, encoded by the exons ATGACGGCCGAGAAAGGGACGAGGAAAATGACGGGGGGGAAGGGTAGGGCCGGCGCGGGGAAAGCACCGGAGATGGTGACCATGGATCTGCTCGGCGGGTGCGGTGGTGACGCCGGCGGGGAGGACGAGGTCGTCGAACTGGAGGTCAAGGTGCCCGCCGGCAGGGAGAAACGGCTCGACCTTCTG TCGGGCAAGACATTCTTGACTCCTCATCGCCACCAGGCCGCCCAAGACGGCCACCAGGACCTCAACCTGCCTCCCACGGCATCAACCACCGCCGCCGTCACCACCACCTCCGCTGCGTTCTGCACCCTCGACATGGTCCGCTGCGCCCTAGAGCGCGCCGCCACATCGCCGGCCACATCGTCCTCCTCGTTGGGGTCcacctcgtcctcgtcctcctccctgggAAAGCGCAGCCGCTCGCCGCCTTCAAGCACGGCGTCGCCCGCCGCGAACCCGGCCATGCGCGCGTGCGCCTGCCCGTCCTGCTTCACATACGTGCTCATCACCGAGGCCGCCCCCTGGTGCCCACGGTGTGCATCGAAGGTGCCGCCGCTCCCCAGTAAGCCCGTCGCACGCAGCAGCGGGAAGAAGCCCATGATTGACTTGAATGCTGACCCCGATGAGACCGAGTGA